CGGTGCACATGTTCCCGCTCGGGCATTTGCCGGTGGCGGCGGACCGTCCGGACCGGCAGTTGCCGCTGCCCTCGGACGGGATCGCCCGGCGTCCGCTGTTCGACCATCCGGAATCGGCGTTGCTGGACGACACCGCGGTGCTCGGCTACGTCAAGCAGGGCTTCCGCCGGTCGCCCGCGCCGCCGGTGGATCCGGAGCCGCCCGAGGCGGTCGTCGAAGGCTATGCGCCGCCGGAGGGTCCCGAATGGGAGCGCCGGTTCGTGGCCGGCGCCGAGTACGTGTGGCCGCCCGCGGAGGGCGGCGTCGAAGAGCCGAACCCGGTGGTACTGCCGGAAAACACGCTGCTGGATCGTTTCGGCAGCGACCACGGCCGGGTGTTCGCGCCGGACGGCACGCCGTTCGCGCAGCGCGCCCTGCCGCCCGCCGCGCTGCGTTCCGGCTACCGCCGGTACCGCGTGCTGAAGCCGATGCCGGTGTGGCAGGCCACGTCGGCGGAGTGGTTCGACGGACCGGGCGGCGGAATCCGCTACCGTGCGGTGCTCTCCGCGGACGAACTGGTCACGCTGGGATTCCTGGTCGACGTCACGCGGGAGGCACGATGAACACCCAGTCGATCCGCAAATGGCTGGACGTCATCGGGGTGCCCGCGGAAGTGGTATCGATCGGGCGGGAAGCCGACAACACGTGGTGCCTGCTGCCGACCTCCGACGGCGGCTGGGAAGTGTTCTGGCGCGAGCAGGGCAACCGCTACGACTGGGCCGCGTTCACCTCCGAACGGGTCGCCTGCCACTACCTCTTCGGCAGGCTGACCTGGTCACAGGTGGCGCGCGGCGCGGTCGGCGTGCTGCCCGGCGCTCACTGACGGCGCAGCACGGCCAGCGCTTCGTCGTGCAGGAGGCCGTTCGTGGACAGCGCTGAGCCGCCCTCGTAGGTCTCCGCGCCGGAAAGATCGGTGAACCGGCCGCCCGCCTCGGTGACGATCACCTGCGCGGCGGCGACGTCCCACGGGTTCACGATGCACTCGGCCGCGACGTCCATCGCGCCCTCGGCGACGAGGCAGTGGCTCCAGAAATCGCCGAACGCGCGGGACTCCCAGCACGCCTCGGTGAGCGCGAGGTATTTCTCGCGGGAGTGGTACTCGGTCCAGCTGTTCAAGTCCGTCGTGGACAGATAGGCGTCGCCGAGCGTCGCCACCTTCGACACGGAGATGCGCCGTTCGCCCGCCGCGTCGCGCAGGTGCGCGCCCTCGCCGCGGGCCGCCCACCAGCGCCGGCCCAGCAACGGCGCGCTGATCATGCCGACCACCGGCGTGCCGTACTCGACGAGCGCGATCAGCGTCGCCCACACCGGGACGCCGCGCAGGAAGTTCTTGGTCCCGTCGATCGGGTCGATCACCCACGCGCGGCCCTCGCTGCCCGCCGAGCCGCCGCGTTCCTCGCCCGCGACCGTGTCGCCGGGCCGTTCCGCCGCGAGGATTTCGCGGATCGCGTCCTCCACGGCGGTGTCGGCGTCGGTCACCGGCGTGCGGTCCGGTTTCGCGGACACCGCGAGGTCGAGCGCGCGGAAGCGGGCAGTGGTCAGCGCGTCGGCGGCGTCCGCCAGCCGGGTGGCGAGAGCGAGGTCATCCGAGTAGGCAGGCACGGTCACGATGGTTTCACGCCCGTTCGCCGTAAGGTTGGCCAGGTGAGCATGGTCCTACTTGCCGAAGACGATCCGGCCATCGCCGAGCCGCTGTCCCGCGCGCTGCACCGGGAGGGGTACGAGATCGAGGTCGTCACCGACGGCCCGGCGGTGCTGGCCGCGACCGCCGCGCACCGGGTCGACCTGCTCGTGCTCGACCTCGGGCTGCCCGGGATGGACGGGCTGGAGGTGTGCCGCAGACTCCGCGCGAGCGGCACCGAACTGCCGGTGCTGATGCTCACCGCGCGCACCGACGAGGTGGACTTCGTCGTCGGCCTCGACGCGGGCGCGGACGATTACGTGGCCAAGCCGTTCCGGCTCGCCGAACTGCTCGCGCGGATCCGCGCGCTGCTGCGCCGCCGGGTGCCGGAGGTGCTGGAAGCCGGCGGCGTGCGGATGGACCTCGGCGCGCGACTGGTCACAGTGGACTCGCACGAGGTGCAGCTGGCGAACAAGGAGTTCGAGCTGCTGCGCGTGCTGATGAGCCGCGCCGGCCAGGTCGTCAGCCGCGACGAGATCCTCGCCGAGGTGTGGAACGACCTCGAGTCCAAGACGTCGAAAACGCTCGACATGCACATGTCCTGGCTGCGCCGCAAACTCGCGGTCGCCGCCGACGAGGCAGCGGGCAGGCAGGCGAAACCGGCGCACTCCGACGCCGAACGGCGCATCGCGACCGTGCGCGGCGTCGGGTTCCGGTTCAATGTCGAGTAGCCGCCGATGAGCATGCGCCGCCGGATCCTGCTGGCGATCCTCCTCGCCGTGCTGGTCACCGCGGCCGTGCTGGGCATCCCGCTCGGCGTCACCGCGTGGCGGCTGGTGGAGAACCTCAACCGGGAAAGCCTGGCCGAACGCGCGCGCAACATCGCCGCGACGGTGGACACGCAGGTCGCGAACGGCCAGGAAATCGACCTGGAGCAATTCCGGGTCGGTGTTCCCGAGGGCGGCATGCTGATCGTGCGCGCGGAGGGCTTCAGCGAAAAACATCTCGGCGCGAACCCCGGCCCCGATCCGGTGGTCGAATCGGTCCCGACCGCGCGCAGCGGCACGGTCCTGCTGGCGATCCCGAGCGGTCCGGTGCGCACGAAGCAGACGCAGGTGACGCTGCTGGTCGTGCTGCTGGTGGTCCTGTCGGTCGGCACCGGCACGGTGGTGGCGACGGTGACCGCGCGCCGCCTGGCCAAACCCCTCCGGCACGTCGCCGACCGCGCCTCCCGCCTGGGCGGCGGCGATTTCCGCCCCGACCCGAGCCGCTACCGCGTGGCCGAGCTGGACATGGTCGCGGAGGCCCTGGACACGTCGGGGTCAGCCCTGGCGCAGCTCGTGCAGCGGGAACGGCAGCTGGTCGGCGACGTCTCGCACCAGCTGCGCAGCCGGTTGACCGCGCTGCAGCTCCGGTTGGAACCGCTGACCGGACACGAGGATCCGGATGTCGTCGAGGAATCCCGGGCCGCGCAGGAGCAAGCGGACCGCCTGGCCCAAGCCCTGGACGAACTGCTGGCCGCCGCCCGAGCCGCGCGCGAGGTAGACGCGGAGCCGGTCGATCTGCCGGTGGCGCTGCCCGCGGTCGCGGAGGAATGGCGTCAGCTGCTGCGGGTCGAAGGCCGGAACCTGCGCCTGAAGGTCGCGGACGGCTTGATGGTGCGCGTGACTCCGGCGCGTTTGCGCGAGGTGATCGGAGTGCTGCTGGACAACGCCCTCCGTCATGGCGCGGGAACGGTCACGCTGTCCGCCCGCCGCGGCGATGCGGAGGGGACAGTGGTGATCGAGGTCGCGGACACCGGGTCCGGGGTGCCGGATGAAATCGCGCCGCACATTTTCGAACGCGGTTTTTCCGGCGGGGGATCGACGGGTGTGGGGTTGGCTCTGGCGCGTGCTCTCGTCGAGGCGGACGGCGGACGGCTGGAACTGTCGAATAAGCGTCCGGCGATTTTCAGTCTGTTCTTGAAGGTTCCGAGACCGGACGAGGTGGGCGAATTGCGGTGGCCCGCGGAGCCGGTTCCTCGCTGAGGATCTGGACTGCTTCCCGCAGGTCCGTTGCGACGCGGTGTGGTGGCTGACCTTGTGGCCACGCACGGTGGTGGCTGATCCAAAGCGTGCGCAGCCCGGCGTTGTGCCCGCCCGCGATGTCGAGATCAGGGCTGTCGCCGATGACCCAATCGTCGGGGCTCAGTGTGGTCCCGCAGTTCTGCGCGGCGAGACGAAAGATGCGCGGATCGGGTTTGCGAAGGCCGACCGCGGCGGAAATGCAGTAACCGTCGACTGCTTTGTCGAGACCCGTGCGACGGAGCTTTGCCAGCTGATTGTCCTGCATTCCATTGGTGACAATGCCGATTCGCCATCCGGTGGTCCGCAAGATGCCGAGATCTTCGAGTGCGTTCGGATAGAGCCGAACCAGTTGCGGAATTCTCGCGCGGTAACTCGCCCACAACTGTTCAGCTGGCTCAGCCAGGTCGAACTTCTGCCGGACTTTGGCGAAGAATCCGGCCATCGGACCGCCGCGCCGCGCCGCGATCAGCCAGGCGGCCGCGTCGTCAGGAAGCCGGTACCGTACGGCGAATTCCGCCGCCCAGCGGGAAAACGCGCCGCTGAGGTCGGTCAGCGTGTCGTCGAGGTCGAACAGCGCCAGCCGGGTCACCGGGGAAGCCGGGTGACCCCGTCCTTCCGCCGTTCCCCCAGTTCGTCCGGGAACACCCACTTCTTGAATCCCCAGAACCGGAACACCATCGCCAGCAGCATGCCGATGATCGACCCGCTCGCGAAGTCCGCGATTTCCTGCACCAGCCGCGACACGTGCGGCACTTCCAGGTGCAGCCCATAGCGCGAGATCAGCAGCGGAATCAGGTTCACCACCACCGCGACCCCGCTGATCAGGAAGAACAGCGTCGCCTCGTGGGCGCGTTCGCGGCCGCCCCGGGTGCGGAACGACCATTCGCGGTTGAGCACGTACGACACGATCGTCGCGACGATGATCGCGATCGCCTTCGCCGTGGTCGGTTTCGACTCCAGCACGCTGAGCTTCAGCAGGTACCAGACGCCGTTGTCGACCAGGAAGGTCGTGCCGCCCACGATCGCGAACTTCAGCAGCTCCCGGTGCTTCACGAGCACGGAGCGCAACGGCTCGGGCGTCCGGGCGAGCACGGTTTCGACGACGGTCACGTATCGCAGTCTAGAGAATCCGAGGTCACGGCCGGTCTCAGGCGGCCTTACGGTCCGGAATATCCGGATTGTCATACCGGGCTGATTCCGGCCGGGCGCCCTCCGTGGGGAACACCCACTTTTTGAACGCCCACCAGCGGAACAGCGTCCCGAGCAGAGTGCCGATGACCATTCCGCTGACGAAATCCGCGACTTCCTGGCCGACCAGGCTCACGTGCGGCACCTGCAGCTGCAGCACGTACCGCGAAACCCACTGCGGCAACGCGTTCAGCCCCAGCGCGACCCCGCTGATCAGGAAGAACAGCGCGGCCTCGTGCGCACGCTCCCGGCCGCCGCGAGTGCGGAACGCCCATTCGCGGTTCGCGACGTAGGAGAAGATCGTGGCGATCAGCACGCCGACGATCAGCGCCGTGACCGGATGCGTCCGCAGCACGGTGAACTTGAGGACGTAGGTGATCGTCAGCGTGATGACGAAGCTCGTGCCGCCGACCAGGGCGAAACGGACCAGCTCGCGGTGCTTCGCCAGGAGTTCGCGCACCTCGCGGACGCTACTCCGTGAACCAGCCGAAGAACCCGCGGGGTTCCACCGCCGGCGGACGTTTGCCGTGGTTATCGGGTTTGCCGGGCTTGCCGTCCGAACCGGGGTCCGGCGGCGCGCTCGTGGTGGCGGCCGGGCTGCTCGACGTCGGGTCCGGAGTGTCGTCGTCCGGCGACGTCGAGGTCGGCAGGGTGACGCTCGGCTTCGGGTGCTTCGTCGAACTCGGAGTGTGGCTCTTCGAGGTTGACGTCGTGGTCGGCAGCGGCACGGACGTGGTGGAGAGCGGGCCGATCGTCGGGTCGTGGCACATGTTCCACCAGCAGCCGAGCGGGACCGCGACCGGCTGCGCCGAGGCAGCGCCGAGCGACGCGTTGACGGTGACAGTGAGTGGGCCGTCGAACGGCTTGCGGTCCACCAGCACCCACAGCGACGCCAATTCGCCGGGTGCCAGCGGTTTGGCGCTGGTGCAGCTCATGCTCGAATCGGTCGACGTGCACTTGAACTGCTTGAAGCTGACCTGTCCGGTCGCCCGGTGATCGAAGGTGATCGTGACAGGTTTCGTGGTCTGCCCGGTGTTCTGCACGTCAGCCTCGACGAGCGGCTGCAATTTCCACATCGCTCCGTGTGCTTTCGCAGCCAGCGTCAGGGCATCCTTCGGAGGATTGACCTTCACCCGGACAACGACGTCGACCTTCAACGAAGTACCCGCAGTAACCGAACCCTTGACCTCGCCGCCCTTCGCGTCCGCGTCCGCCTGCAAGCGGAACATCAGCACCGCCGACTGGCCAGGCTGCAACCCGCTGCCGGTCTTGCACGTGACCGTGCCCGTGCCGCCCGGGCACGCGACCTGCGTCGGACCGGACTGCGCAGCGGCTTCACTGGAGTACGCGCCGACCGCGCCACCACCGTTCGCCTGCACGGCTCGCACTCCCGGCGGCAGGTTCAGCGTCGCCTGGACCGGGTCGGACACCGAGTTGCCGTTGTTGCGCACGGTGATCGGCAGCGCGACCGGTCCGCCGCCCGGCTGGAGTTCGACCCCGTTCGGGGGCAGAGACGCGGACAACTGCGGCGCGTTGACAGGTGGGTTCTGGGCGGGCGGCTGTGCCGGCGGAGCAGCCGGGGGAGCAGCCGGAGGAGCCGCGGGCGGCGGGGCAGCCGGAGGCGCGGGCTGCGCGGGCGGCGGCGCCGGGGGAGCGGGAGGCGCGGCCGGAGGAGCCGGAGGCGCAGGCTTCGGCGCGGGTGCCGGTGCGGCGGCCGGCGGAGGTGCGGGGGCCTGCTGAGCAGCCGGAATGGTCTGAGTCCCACCGCCGGCGGCCAGCGCGACCGCCACGGCGGCCACCATCGCGGCCCCCGACATGGCGACCCCGGCGAACTGCCGCGGTGCGGACGCAGCTGCCGCCGCACCCGCCTTGGCCCCGCCTGCCGCGGCGGCGCCAGCGCCGACAGCGGCCCCGGCGGTCGCCGCGCTCGCCTTGGCCGCGCCGATCGTGGCCAGGTAACCGAGAGCCGCGCCGCCCAGGACGATCGGGGCGATGATCGCGCGCAGGCTGCCGTTGACGTCGGCCAGTTCGGCCGCCAGCACCCGGCACTTCTCGCATTCGTCGAGGTGGTTCTCCACTTGCGAACGCTCGCGCTTGGACAGCCCGTCGCGCGTCCAGGCCCCGAGCCGATCGGCCGTCGCCCGGCAGCGGTCCGCACCGGTTTCCTGCAGGTGGACCTGCAGATACGCCTGCCGGAGCCCCTCCCGGGCGCGGTACGCGAGCGCGGACACGCCGTTCGCGGTCAACCCGAGCAGCGGCGCGACTTCAGCCGGGCTCTGCTGCTCGATTTCGGTGTGCCACAGCACTGCCTGCCAGCGTTCCGGGAGTCGCGCGAACGCTTTCGCGGCCATCGTGCGCTCGAGTCCCGCGACGGCGGTGTCGGAGAACGGCACGGTGAGTGCTTCGCCAGCGGCCCCGCCGACGTCGCTCATGTCCTCGTTGAGGTCGATCCGGCGGTCGCGGCGCGTCTTGTCATACGCGGTGTGACGAAGCGCGGTAAGCAGGTACGCCCGAAAGGCGGTGTCCGGTCCCTTCCCGCCACGCAGCGTGTCCAGAACCTTCGAGAAAGCCTCCGACACGAGGTCGTCGGCCTCGGAGCTGGACCGCGCGAGCTGGCGGGCGAGGTTGTGCGCGGCACCGCTGTGCCGCTCGTAAAGCGGACCGTAGGACGCGATCTTTCCCGCGCGCACCTCTGCGATCAGCTCGGCGTCGCTCTTACCGGAGAGATCGGCGGGAACGGTGGACACGGGGCTCCTTTTTACTGCTGCGCGCGCGGCGGACTCCACGCGCTTTACTCCCTACAACGCACACCAAGTGTGACGGATGCGGCGACACTCGTCACGCCGTGGTCCGCCAGATGCCTCAGTAGGCGCAGCAAGTTCACCTCCTCGTCTGGTGATTACGCGAAAAAGATCGGGGAAAACGCGTCACGAGGGGAGTCCCGCGGCGTCCCCTCCGTGATTGGGGACAAGATCGACAGGAACCGGAAGGAGCTGGGGGTTCGGTGGACGTACCGGCGACCGGGGCGCGGTTCGGCTCCGCAGGCGACTCGTCGGGGGACGAGACGCGTGCGCGGTTCGAGCGGGACCGCCATTTGCGGGCATTGCGAGCTCGCTGGCGAACAGCCAGTCTC
The nucleotide sequence above comes from Amycolatopsis sp. AA4. Encoded proteins:
- the hisN gene encoding histidinol-phosphatase translates to MTVPAYSDDLALATRLADAADALTTARFRALDLAVSAKPDRTPVTDADTAVEDAIREILAAERPGDTVAGEERGGSAGSEGRAWVIDPIDGTKNFLRGVPVWATLIALVEYGTPVVGMISAPLLGRRWWAARGEGAHLRDAAGERRISVSKVATLGDAYLSTTDLNSWTEYHSREKYLALTEACWESRAFGDFWSHCLVAEGAMDVAAECIVNPWDVAAAQVIVTEAGGRFTDLSGAETYEGGSALSTNGLLHDEALAVLRRQ
- a CDS encoding GtrA family protein, translating into MRELLAKHRELVRFALVGGTSFVITLTITYVLKFTVLRTHPVTALIVGVLIATIFSYVANREWAFRTRGGRERAHEAALFFLISGVALGLNALPQWVSRYVLQLQVPHVSLVGQEVADFVSGMVIGTLLGTLFRWWAFKKWVFPTEGARPESARYDNPDIPDRKAA
- a CDS encoding HAD family hydrolase, with protein sequence MTRLALFDLDDTLTDLSGAFSRWAAEFAVRYRLPDDAAAWLIAARRGGPMAGFFAKVRQKFDLAEPAEQLWASYRARIPQLVRLYPNALEDLGILRTTGWRIGIVTNGMQDNQLAKLRRTGLDKAVDGYCISAAVGLRKPDPRIFRLAAQNCGTTLSPDDWVIGDSPDLDIAGGHNAGLRTLWISHHRAWPQGQPPHRVATDLREAVQILSEEPAPRATAIRPPRPVSEPSRTD
- a CDS encoding sigma-70 family RNA polymerase sigma factor, encoding MSTVPADLSGKSDAELIAEVRAGKIASYGPLYERHSGAAHNLARQLARSSSEADDLVSEAFSKVLDTLRGGKGPDTAFRAYLLTALRHTAYDKTRRDRRIDLNEDMSDVGGAAGEALTVPFSDTAVAGLERTMAAKAFARLPERWQAVLWHTEIEQQSPAEVAPLLGLTANGVSALAYRAREGLRQAYLQVHLQETGADRCRATADRLGAWTRDGLSKRERSQVENHLDECEKCRVLAAELADVNGSLRAIIAPIVLGGAALGYLATIGAAKASAATAGAAVGAGAAAAGGAKAGAAAAASAPRQFAGVAMSGAAMVAAVAVALAAGGGTQTIPAAQQAPAPPPAAAPAPAPKPAPPAPPAAPPAPPAPPPAQPAPPAAPPPAAPPAAPPAAPPAQPPAQNPPVNAPQLSASLPPNGVELQPGGGPVALPITVRNNGNSVSDPVQATLNLPPGVRAVQANGGGAVGAYSSEAAAQSGPTQVACPGGTGTVTCKTGSGLQPGQSAVLMFRLQADADAKGGEVKGSVTAGTSLKVDVVVRVKVNPPKDALTLAAKAHGAMWKLQPLVEADVQNTGQTTKPVTITFDHRATGQVSFKQFKCTSTDSSMSCTSAKPLAPGELASLWVLVDRKPFDGPLTVTVNASLGAASAQPVAVPLGCWWNMCHDPTIGPLSTTSVPLPTTTSTSKSHTPSSTKHPKPSVTLPTSTSPDDDTPDPTSSSPAATTSAPPDPGSDGKPGKPDNHGKRPPAVEPRGFFGWFTE
- a CDS encoding TNT domain-containing protein, which gives rise to MSDQPEPADTDVATGPVRVPAQYGGLLERGFDEVPTPPSGTGVLPAQSRPPLGSPRTDRESVLALFAVHMFPLGHLPVAADRPDRQLPLPSDGIARRPLFDHPESALLDDTAVLGYVKQGFRRSPAPPVDPEPPEAVVEGYAPPEGPEWERRFVAGAEYVWPPAEGGVEEPNPVVLPENTLLDRFGSDHGRVFAPDGTPFAQRALPPAALRSGYRRYRVLKPMPVWQATSAEWFDGPGGGIRYRAVLSADELVTLGFLVDVTREAR
- a CDS encoding GtrA family protein is translated as MTVVETVLARTPEPLRSVLVKHRELLKFAIVGGTTFLVDNGVWYLLKLSVLESKPTTAKAIAIIVATIVSYVLNREWSFRTRGGRERAHEATLFFLISGVAVVVNLIPLLISRYGLHLEVPHVSRLVQEIADFASGSIIGMLLAMVFRFWGFKKWVFPDELGERRKDGVTRLPR
- a CDS encoding response regulator transcription factor — protein: MVLLAEDDPAIAEPLSRALHREGYEIEVVTDGPAVLAATAAHRVDLLVLDLGLPGMDGLEVCRRLRASGTELPVLMLTARTDEVDFVVGLDAGADDYVAKPFRLAELLARIRALLRRRVPEVLEAGGVRMDLGARLVTVDSHEVQLANKEFELLRVLMSRAGQVVSRDEILAEVWNDLESKTSKTLDMHMSWLRRKLAVAADEAAGRQAKPAHSDAERRIATVRGVGFRFNVE
- a CDS encoding ATP-binding protein, producing MRRRILLAILLAVLVTAAVLGIPLGVTAWRLVENLNRESLAERARNIAATVDTQVANGQEIDLEQFRVGVPEGGMLIVRAEGFSEKHLGANPGPDPVVESVPTARSGTVLLAIPSGPVRTKQTQVTLLVVLLVVLSVGTGTVVATVTARRLAKPLRHVADRASRLGGGDFRPDPSRYRVAELDMVAEALDTSGSALAQLVQRERQLVGDVSHQLRSRLTALQLRLEPLTGHEDPDVVEESRAAQEQADRLAQALDELLAAARAAREVDAEPVDLPVALPAVAEEWRQLLRVEGRNLRLKVADGLMVRVTPARLREVIGVLLDNALRHGAGTVTLSARRGDAEGTVVIEVADTGSGVPDEIAPHIFERGFSGGGSTGVGLALARALVEADGGRLELSNKRPAIFSLFLKVPRPDEVGELRWPAEPVPR